DNA sequence from the Brachybacterium avium genome:
TCACCCAGGTCACCGACCCCGCCGTTCCGGCGCGGGGGTGGAGCGGGCACCGCGATCAGAACATCGACGTACCAGGAGACGACAGTGGCTGCTTCCACGTGTGACATCTGCGCCAAGAGCCCGCGCTTCGGCAAGAGCGTGTCTCACTCGCACCGCCGCACCTCGCGTCGCTGGAACCCGAACATCCAGTCGGTCCGCACTGTGATCAACGGCACCAGCAAGCGCGTGAACGCGTGCACCTCCTGCCTCAAGGCAGGCAAGGTCAGCACGCTCG
Encoded proteins:
- the rpmB gene encoding 50S ribosomal protein L28, whose product is MAASTCDICAKSPRFGKSVSHSHRRTSRRWNPNIQSVRTVINGTSKRVNACTSCLKAGKVSTLGA